From Corvus cornix cornix isolate S_Up_H32 chromosome 1A, ASM73873v5, whole genome shotgun sequence, a single genomic window includes:
- the PODXL gene encoding podocalyxin: protein MRAAGLLPLLPLLLLGVRSQDDAGLGQNITAATITGTTPANTTGISPAISALSPTKQPQTTATTMTDKGPTQIAATTTAQSTTTNTTNVGASSSPAAMSPTAVGGTTPTASGTTLANTTTTSAPTSGQDSSSHNATTPTAVPAASATTSQQPSNTTASSGILGTITTAKTVLAGAISPPGAVGTATASSPSTQPQGKQPLDHSSNTAVSTTVPRTDPFQSSKDCAVSPSSCATKQPPSSSSSPVQGLIPSTSPGSTGTSVIPLITSPSLSTPPTSQAGSKDTVREAATTTAPGADQSTHDAGSASAKPTSASQSPASAQTSAPAPREQTDSCSPGHQHPSISFSNKLVCKDRVQHTGPTIYLKEPRTCAEWEAASNDTTFFESFCSTAQHAFDTSRDRCTVTLTACEPQSHCWAVCVVLHLRLDSEEVFKGLKEKKEKLEELGIVNITSDKMVEDMTINDEFSTPLIITIITLAGSLLLIAAIYGCHQRFSQKKDQNIHPDVPGFDDGHVALIFNQRLTEEMQTMENGYHDNPTLEVMETSSEMQEKKVNLNGELGDSWIVPLDTLMKEDLEEEEDTHL, encoded by the exons gtGTCAGGTCTCAGGATGATGCAGGCCTAGGACAAAACATTACCGCAGCAACCATCACAGGGACTACCCCTGCAAACACTACAGGGATCTCACCAGCCATCTCTGCATTGTCACCTACCAAACAACCCCAAACGACCGCCACCACTATGACTGACAAAGGACCCACTCAGATCGCTGCGACAACCACTGCTCAAAGCACCACCACCAATACCACCAACGTGGGAGCGTCATCATCCCCCGCTGCAATGTCACCTACTGCAGTGGGAGGGACCACCCCCACAGCATCAGGGACCACATTGGCTAACACCACCACCACATCAGCCCCCACATCTGGGCAGGACAGCTCTTCACACAACGCCACTACCCCCACAGCCGTCCCTGCTGCAAGCGCCACTACTTCCCAGCAGCCCAGTAATACTACAGCCAGTTCGGGAATCTTGGGGACCATCACTACCGCAAAGACTGTCCTTGCTGGTGCCATCAGTCCTCCAGGAGCCGTAGGGACTGCTACCGcatcctctcccagcacacagcCTCAGGGAAAACAGCCTTTGGATCATTCGTCCAACACCGCTGTGAGCACCACAGTGCCGAGGACTGACCCTTTCCAAAGCTCCAAGGATTGTGCTGTCTCTCCTTCCTCATGTGCCACCAAGCAGCCTCCTTCTTCTTCCAGTTCTCCAGTCCAGGGACTAATCCCTTCCACCAGTCCTGGAAGCACTGGCACATCTGTTATCCCTCTGATTACATCCCCGTCCCTCTCCACCCCTCCGACATCACAAGCTGGCAGCAAAGACACAGTCCGAGAGGCAGCCACCACaacagctcctggggcag ACCAGAGTACCCACGATGCTGGATCTGCATCAGCCAAACCCACCAGTGCCTCCCAGAGCCCTGCCAGTGCCCAGACATCGGCCCCAGCCCCGAGGGAACAGACAGACAGCTGCAGTCCTGGCCACCAGCACCCcagcatttctttctcaaaCAAG ctCGTCTGTAAAGACAGGGTGCAACATACCGGGCCCACCATTTATCTGAAGGAACCCAGAACCTGT GCTGAGTGGGAGGCTGCCAGCAACGACACCACCTTCTTTGAGAGCTTCTGCTCCACGGCCCAGCACGCGTTCGACACCAGCAGGGACAGGTGCACGGTGACGCTGACGGCCTGCGAGCCCCAATCCCACTGCTGGGCCGTGTGCGTGGTCCTGCACC TTCGCTTGGACTCTGAAGAAGTCTTCAAGGGgctgaaggagaagaaggagaagttAGAGGAG CTTGGCATCGTCAACATCACCTCTGACAAAATGGTGGAGGACATGACCATCAACGACGAGTTCAGCACCCCCCTgatcatcaccatcatcaccCTGGCCGGGTCCCTGCTGCTCATCGCAGCCATCTACGGCTGCCACCAGCGCTTCTCCCAAAAGAAGGACCAG AACATCCACCCTGATGTCCCCGGGTTTGATGATGGACATGTGGCCCTGATCTTTAAT CAGCGCCTGACCGAGGAGATGCAGACCATGGAGAACGGCTACCACGACAACCCCACGCTGGAGGTGATGGAGACCTCCTCTGAAATGCAGGAGAAGAAGGTGAACCTCAACGGTGAGCTGGGGGACAGCTGGATCGTTCCTCTGGACACCCTCATGAAGGAGGAcctggaggaagaagaggacaCGCATTTATAA